CCCAACTCGTCCCAACGTCTGGCTGCTCAGAACCCACTCTGGTTCCTGCTGagttgtgtgttctgtgtttacACAAAGACCCTTTTGTCACGTTCAGTTTTATATGTGTTTGTTgatataaatttaaaatgtactctGCTTGTCTTGTCGTTAATGACATGTAAACTTGttactttcttttattttccagtaTGTGACTTCTTTCATCTCTAAGCCATTAAGGAGAACATGTTTGTATTAGAAGACAGATGTCATGGGAACAATATGTGTCCTTGGAAACACAGTAGTGATTACAAGTGTAGGTTGTTTGCTTTTTCTAATGCGTAAGCTCTATTATATAGACTCATAGGGATAATCTGTCACTAGACAATGGGCAAATGCCACTATTATCACATGTACATTTATTGTGGCAACCCTAAGCCTGTTGTTAGTACATTGGTGGCTTTAGCAACACTAAACTGATCCACTCAAAAAAATCTAAGTACCTCACTGCACTTTTTTTTGGAGGAGCTGACACACCTGCAAACTAgtaacctgagtgtgtgttcatgtgtgtaccTGCCCAACTCGTCCCAACTATGATTCATGAGTCAGAGATGCTCAAACAGAGCATAGTTTCAGCTCTGTGTCACTCACTCAACTTAGTCAcgtcctgcagctcctgaggTGAAAGGAGATGTTCAAAAGACCAACTAGTAGTCATAAGGTTTATATAAAATTAAGTATTTTCCCCCTAATGTTTGCTCTATCAGTGGACTATTCATATTACTTAGACTGTTGATATGTATTCAGATCAGGATTTACTCactaatacaacaaataaaaacactcgAGTCCTGCTGTTAAAATCCTAAGTAGGTGCAGACGCCTTATCAGCTAAATGTTATCGCAAATCAGAGGTCAAATGGCCACAGACTGAGATTTAGTGCGCAACAGACGCATCAGCATTTCACTGCTGGTTGAGGTTTAGCTAGTTTGAACTATTTTCCTTCTGCGGAGCCCGGGggttaaaaacaacagattggCCCCTTTTGACCTCGACTACAAGATCCCCAGGTACCAGACTTATCtgaaagggactcttacctttgttgcatttttacactttttttggataaggttaaattggtattaataaggtaatgacactctaaaatgcaagacagacccaccaggagtaaaaacaaacaattatttcactctcataatatttagtgaaaacttcaaccaataaaattcttcgggccgaaggaccttattggccgacagacctgtctgtttgctgcatggacatgcaggttttccgtctgcttcttgtggcgcattcgggcccgcgtcatcaaggcatgtgaatgtaaatgtatataacttgccgaatccattgctttggtaaacaaaaactcacgtgcgtgcgcggaggcagtagcttgtaagtctgcttgtaaataaagtttcttcaaaaaaacaccgcggatgggaacgagggggtggggcattggaggaaaacgggatgatttgaatgtgctgtaattctcaaatgcaacaaaggtaagagtccctttaagataAAAAAGggaagataagataagataatcatTTATTAGTCCCGCCACAGGGAAATTAccatgttacagcagcaaagaggTCAAgtcaaaaataacaattaaacatgcaatacttaaagatgtaataaaaacatttatagaCAATGTAAACAAACGATATACAGGGTGAGAATAAAACCAGAATcggaatcagaattattttatttgccaagtatatttgcacatacaggaaattgccttggtgtggttggtgcactgtacttAAAACAATtggacaaaacaacaatatatacaggaatacaacaatatatacagtaagaaacaataAGTTAAGTTAACCAGTGAAGTGGATGCATATAAACCAGTGAATTTTAATGGACAGATTATTCTATGCCTCTGATGCGAAAGTGTAAAGTCAAATATTAAGGACAGGGGCCTGAGCTCAGTAATGAATCACTACCCACCACTGCAGGGGACATTGTACTTGTGTATCCTtgcatgttgtgtgtgcatCGGCTGTGTGTTGCCTCCAgtgttgtgagtctgtgtggatGTTGCAGGagtaggagggagggaggaaaggagggagggacaggaaCAGGGGGAgggaactgctgctgctgctgctgctgctgctgttccttctgctgctactgctgctccggggagagaagaagaaagaagcacCGCGGCGGAACACACGGCTGGTCGCTAGCCGAGGAGAGAGGGCAGCATGGCGGGGCTACAGGACTTCCACCCGGGCGGCCACTGGCACCGGAAGACCTGGATCAATGTACTACTGGGAATACTGCAATTACTTTTACAAGAAGCGCAGCTGCAAGGTCGGTGGTGCTCACCTTTTTAGTTCTATTTTCGCTatgcgtaaaaaaaaaaaaattaccaaaataaaacaataagctAGCTTGATTTGACAGCGAATGCTAGCGAGGGGAATTATTAAACTATAAAATATGTGTTGGGATATTTCAGATTATATTGAAGTGGTAAGAGGTGtgttgttatatttttaaaggagggctggagctgtgtgtgtgtgtgtgtgtgtgtgtgtgtgtgtgtgtgtgtgtgtgtgtgtgtgtgtgtgtgtgtgtgtgtgtgtgtgtgtgtgtgtgtgtgtgtgtgtgtgtgtgtgtgtgtgtgtgtgtgtgtgtgtgtgtgtgtgtgtgtgtgtgtgtgtgtgtgtgtgtgtgtgtgtgtgtgtgtgtgtgtgtccgtccatCGTCCAGAGACCTGCAGTACGTCCGagactccgagccgctactgaGAGGACGTTTGCACACGTATGTGGCCAACCCCCGCTCCCTGACGAGAAAGAGcttgcaggtacacacacacactcagacgcaCACAGAGTAAGACAGTCGCTGTAGGGAACACACATAACCTTTGGTGTGAAAACATTGATTTCACGCATGCCGAGCTGAAGCTTCCTGTCTGCTCACAGACGTGCAGGCATCTTTCATCAAGGGGACAAAATTAGTCTTGAAGCCTTTGTCGACTCGCCGGCTTCaagtctctctctgcaggagtcTTGTGTACAAAgtggcagcagctccacacacgAGCTAAAAATAAACCGAACGTCTGGATGAGTCGGAAATGTATTTCATTGATGCACAAAATCAAAGGGAGTTTATCTCCATCCTGCGTTTGTTGCTTTAGATTTGCAGGAGAGGAAGTCAGATTACCTCGCCGCAAGTTCTGAATTGTAAACGTATCTCACTTCCATAAATTAGGAGTTCTAATGTCATCAGTCCCGGCGCTTTCTGCCATGATGCTGCTGGCGGTACCTGATCACATTTCCCTGCATGTTGAGACTCTTTTTCACTCTCAACAATTTCTCTCCATCTTATACTAATAATAAATCTGCAGGACTTGTCACTCTTTGGCGTTGAACCCTCTGCACtcgtctcccccccctcctctctctctctcctcaggcgAGTACTGGATCGATCCCAACCAGGGTTGCCATCGAGACTCCTTCAAAGTGTTTTGTAACTTCACCGCACAGGGCGAGACGTGTCTGCACCCGGACAAGAAGTTCCAGTCGGTTAGTTTTCATGCACCGACACATTATTATGGttactgatttgtttttgtcttataATTTGATCAACTTTTCTCAGCAAAAAGAAGCATTTGCCAATAGTTTAATGAGTTGGGGATAAAGTGAACATTAATGCATATCTAGtaactgtctgtgtgttgattgaGTGAATTTGaagctattttttttttgccttcagGTGAAGTTGGCTGCCTGGAAAGGGGAGAAGCCCGGCACATGGTACAGTCAATTCAGGAAAGGAAAACAGGTATGGTTTGATCATTTTGCATCGAGGTTTAAAAGTGTTTCATTCTGGGTCTTAAATGTGTTTAGTTAGGTCTTAATATTTTAGGTGATTCCctcatgtttcattttaaaccaCACAATCAGGTCATTGTCTGAAAAAACCCCTCAAGATCAGAACAACTCAGGTCATAACATTGTTTGTATATTGTAGTAAAGTTTTGTGGTGACACGTCCAAAGTAAAGGACTGAATGTGCACACAACTGCCTTCATGCATTGTTCTGTTTCATACTTTATTTGTCCTTGACATTACATTGATATTTGGTTCTGCTGTTCTCCAGTTTTCCTACTCTGGGACGGACGGCGTTCCCATCCACATCGTTCAGCTGAacttcctgaagctgctgagcgCCATAGCCTCACAGAGCTTCACCTACCACTGCCTCAACTCTGCCGCCTGGCTGCACACCGCCACCTACGGCCACGAACACGCACTGCGCTTCAGAGGCAGCGACGGGGAGGAGATGACACATGAGAACACACATTACATCAGTGCACTATATGACGGATGTCAGGTGAGAAACACACGTGAAGCTCTCGACTCTCGGACACATTCTTGTCTCAAACATGGCATCATGCCTTCGCACCTTCAGAAAAATATTTATGAAGGAAAACACTAAAGACTATCTCAATACATTTTGATGGACATTGcctgaaaatgaaagtaaacacaaattGACGCCAACGTGAAACCAAAGGACATATTACAagtggaataaataaaaagaatattttAAGTCCTTTTTAAAAAGTTCCTTGAAAGTTTTGAAAGAGAAATCCCTTCACTGAGCGTCATGTGACAACGCACAAGTAAATCTctcgaatgaccagcagagggcgactccactggtttcaAAGAAAAGTTT
The sequence above is a segment of the Limanda limanda chromosome 2, fLimLim1.1, whole genome shotgun sequence genome. Coding sequences within it:
- the LOC133015954 gene encoding collagen alpha-3(V) chain-like; this encodes MAGLQDFHPGGHWHRKTWINVLLGILQLLLQEAQLQGEYWIDPNQGCHRDSFKVFCNFTAQGETCLHPDKKFQSVKLAAWKGEKPGTWYSQFRKGKQFSYSGTDGVPIHIVQLNFLKLLSAIASQSFTYHCLNSAAWLHTATYGHEHALRFRGSDGEEMTHENTHYISALYDGCQTRSGQERTVLEFQAPLSTTLPLMDVTVSDFGNGNQKSGFQVGPVCFNG